A single genomic interval of Ischnura elegans chromosome 3, ioIscEleg1.1, whole genome shotgun sequence harbors:
- the LOC124155713 gene encoding uncharacterized protein LOC124155713, with product MVRNYVKKTNRANQDIQIMKNAVLQVRLGKNTIRGAAKLYGLNDKTVGNYCKKWANLSNEDLKTHNENENVDDVPIPTREAQPALGAPQTPGAIVQDAAEGRFVTAQFGYSRHQNVFEPIHEKLLVENLQKASDICFGLSPKEVRQFAYTYAVACNRRIPQSWIDTGMAGPDWLASFLKRHSTLSIRSPQATSSVNVSATSLANVSATSLANVSAKCLHNTDDVSAFFDNLTTAIKRLKVGPADIWNVDEIGVTTVQKPDRVIAREGFRQIGTSAERGTLVTVALAVSAAGISIPPFIVFPGVNFKEHFLTDGPVGSAVVDANPSGWMTEDNSLRFAKHFVTHVSCSTSKPCLLILVNHESHLSADVLGYFKDNGVTLLSLPPHCSHKLQPLERSVFGPLKKYINTACDSWMANNKRPMTIHDIPSILASILHLAATPENIMAGFKLTGIYPLNRLIFSDADFMPSYVIERPDPTSPSTSRPTNASCSAAELCETYMHIDTPNSSSCRPSTSTHLDYPTLEQLRPLGKAGPRLGTKKGKKKRKSAILTDTPHKEALRQE from the exons aTGGTaagaaattatgttaaaaaaactaACAGAGCCAACCAAGACatccaaataatgaaaaatgccGTTTTGCAAGTGAGGCTTGGTAAAAACACTATACGAGGAGCTGCCAAACTTTATGGATTGAATGATAAAACAGTGGGTAACTACTGCAAAAAATGGGCTAACCTGAGCAACGAAGACCTGAAAACacacaatgaaaatgaaaat gTTGATGATGTACCAATTCCTACTCGAGAGGCCCAACCGGCTTTAGGGGCGCCACAAACTCCAGGGGCCATAGTTCAAGATGCGGCGGAAGGTCGTTTTGTGACGGCTCAGTTTGGATACTCAAGACATCAAAAC GTGTTCGAGCCGATCCACGAAAAATTGCTGGTGGAAAATCTTCAGAAAGCTTCCGATATATGTTTTGGGCTGTCACCTAAAGAAGTAAGGCAATTTGCGTATACTTATGCGGTAGCTTGTAACAGAAGGATCCCTCAGTCTTGGATCGACACTGGAATGGCAGGACCGGATTGGCTTGCTTCTTTCCTAAAACGACATAGCACACTCTCGATTAGGTCCCCTCAAGCTACAAGCTCAGTTAATGTGTCGGCTACGAGCTTAGCTAATGTGTCGGCTACGAGCTTAGCTAATGTATCGGCTAAGTGCTTACATAATACAGATGATGTGTCGGCATTCTTTGATAATTTGACCACTGCCATAAAAAGACTTAAGGTTGGGCCTGCTGATATTTGGAATGTAGATGAAATCGGAGTGACGACGGTTCAGAAGCCCGACAGAGTCATTGCACGTGAAGGGTTTCGCCAAATAGGGACTTCGGCTGAAAGGGGAACTTTAGTAACAGTGGCTCTCGCAGTCAGTGCTGCCGGGATATCTATTCCCCCATTCATTGTTTTTCCTGGGGTCAACTTTAAGGAACACTTTCTGACAGATGGTCCGGTTGGCAGTGCTGTTGTAGATGCTAACCCGTCGGGATGGATGACAGAAGACAACTCTTTAAGATTTGCAAAGCATTTTGTGACACATGTCAGTTGTTCTACTTCGAAACCGTGCCTTCTGATTTTAGTTAATCACGAGTCCCACTTGTCAGCGGATGTATTAGGCTACTTTAAAGACAATGGAGTGACGTTGCTATCATTACCACCTCATTGCAGTCATAAACTGCAGCCCCTTGAGCGAAGTGTTTTTGGGCcgctcaaaaaatatataaacactgCATGCGATTCATGGATGGCTAATAACAAACGCCCAATGACAATTCATGACATTCCTTCAATTTTGGCGTCAATCTTACACCTTGCAGCAACTCCAGAAAACATAATGGCTGGATTTAAATTAACAGGGATTTATCCGCTAAACAGACTGATATTTTCTGATGCTGATTTCATGCCATCCTACGTGATTGAGAGGCCAGATCCAACATCGCCTTCCACTAGTAGGCCTACGAACGCTTCTTGCAGTGCAGCAGAGTTGTGTGAGACTTACATGCACATCGATACTCCAAATAGTTCTTCCTGTAGGCCTTCCACGTCCACACATCTGGACTACCCAACACTTGAACAACTGAGGCCATTGGGAAAGGCAGGACCAAGGCTTGGAActaagaaaggaaagaaaaagaggaagTCCGCAATACTAACTGATACCCCACATAAAGAAGCCCTCAGACAAGAGTAG